The bacterium genome includes the window CGGCGGCGCCGACCTTATCCGAAGTCGGCCCTTCGGCATACAATCCATAAGAGTAATTCCCCGAGGCGACAAAGCTTCCGGCGAACGAGAAATCCCCGGATGATGTGGCATACACCCCATAATTTAATCCACCTGTCGCCTCGAAATGTCCTGCATGAAAAACCGCTTTGCTCCAGCCGAACACACCGTGCATCCCCCCTAAATACCCATAACTGGTCGTGCTCTTGTTGCGGCCAAAAACACCAAAAGCCTCGCTGTTATCGGTTTGGCCATAGATCCCGCTTCTGTTAGCCGCACTGGTCAAGCCGCTGACGCCATCATGATTAGTGCTGACACTCATAATACCACGACCATCCGCAGCCAGACAGTACAGTGCATTACCATCCCCCTTATTCTCGAGGAGCATAACGGGATCGCTGCTTTGAATACTTGAAGTATCCGCTTTATCCTTTAAAAGGTAGTTGCCTGACCCAGCGCTGCCGGTCAGTACGCTGGATGGGAACTTGCCATATCGGTCCAATGGCAGCAATTTGCCCGCAGCCGGTCTTGTGCTCACCTCAACACCTGACAACCGATCGGCATCATCCGCTCTCAAGCTGTAGGCCGAACTCTGCAACGGCATGCGTGGGCTCAGTTCGGCATCATTTCCGACTTTGATGCCAAGCCAATACGGTTTGTCAAACGGCAGGTTTAAAGGGACTATCGTACCCAGTGCAACCTGCAAGAGCCCCCCACTGATAATGACTTGAGGTTGCACCTCGCTCCAAAGTGATGTGCCGTTGGCGTCATAAAGGGTAAAACTCAGGCTATAGGTACCCTCCGGAACGGGCTTTCCATCATTCCCTGTTAAAAGACCTTGATAGTTCAGAATCCTCGGTACCTGGGCAACTCCCGCGAATGCCAGGAAAATCAAGGCCAACACAATCCAGTTCGTCCGCATGTTTTTCATGAAAGCCTCCATGCATTACAAATGCCAGACGCAGCTAGGACACTCAACTCACACAAGTGTCATTTATTTTATAAGGAGGATCTTGATACTCTTTTCGATTACTTTTACCGGACCACCGTCAGCACTTCGGGTCTCTTCTGCCCGAAGAATAAACAGATAAACACCCGAGCCCATTGGGTGTCCGGCATCGTCCTTGGCATCCCAGACCATCTGATAATGCCCAGCTTGTCTCATTTCAGCATTAAAATGTCGAACCGTCTGCCCGACGGAATTAACGATTTCAGCGCAAACCAGGGTCTCTTTTCCAAGATCATACATAAAAGTTGTCTGGGGATTGAAGGGATTGGGATAATTCTGATAGAGACGGAAGATCAGGGGATTTTCCTCGATCTCACTTATGGGTACAGAGACCGCTTCAGCCGTCGAGAGCGAATTCCAGTATCCTGCCTGCATGCGGTAGTTAAGTCCTGAGGAGGTGCTAATCCATCCTTCTCCTGAAGTCGAATGGAGGAGGAATGTCTCATTACTTGAGGTGAGTCCGCCGCTCCCCATCACGAAACGGCGCAGCAGGAAAGTGGCGGGAGCAGACTGTTCGCCAGGGAAGGAAAAGGCCGTATCCAAATAGCCTGAGGCCAAAGAAGCAGTCAGATAAAGGGCCGATGCGGACAACAGAGCGATTTGAATCAGATAACGGATTTTTTCACTCATAGAATTTGCCCCTCCAATAGGATCCATTTGCGTAAAGCAGTATTTGATAGGGATGAAGCAATCGGGATTTGCAGGTCCGATGAGACGTGGCAGTACCATTTCCTCTCCTTTTTCAGCAAGCACTGTCAGGATACCGGTCCTGCCTGGCTCGCCATAATGCCCAGAAAGCCCATCAGGATGGGTATTGGAGGATGGGAAGAGAAGGGGAGCAAGGAATGATTTCAAGAAGTTCAGGGCATCTTAACGAATAACGATATATTTAGTATACCGAATTGGACTCATTCAGTCAAGCAAATAGTCGAAACCGATACCGATTTTCAATCCGGGAGCGCATGCCATTCATAACAATGAGTTTGGTGAGCCGGTTTTTAGGCGATGCCCGGACAAAAGGCCTTGACAATCAGCCGAAAAATGTGTATATTTTAGTCCGGCATAATGCCGAAGTGGTGAAACTGGCAGACGCGCACGGTTCAGGGCCGTGTGGGCATACGCCCGTGTGGGTTCAACTCCCACCTTCGGCACCCGTAAAAGCCGCGAAGAGATTCGCGGCTTTTTTATTTAGCCCCATCCGCGCATTGGCCTTGACCTTTACCCCCCGGCTGCGTATATTATCCAACTCCTTCATAAAACACCCTTCTCTGTAAGGACGGATACCATGGAACTTGTTGACGGCAAACCCCTTCACAGCCGCGCCTTCCGCTGGCGCCGCTTTCTGAACTGGTTCCCCCTCGGCCTCACCTACGCCTTTCTCTACATGGGGCGCTACAACCTCACCGTCTCCAAAAATGCCCTGGGCGAGCTGATGACCAAAGCTGACTTCGGCACCATCTTCGGAGCCGGAACCCTGACCTACGCCTTCTCCTTTCTCCTCAATGGCCCCCTCACCGATCGCATCGGCGGCAAGCGCGCCATGCTCATCGGCTCCGCCGGGGCGGCGCTGATGAACGTCGCCATGGGCATACTCACCTGGCTTCTCCTCACCGGCGGAGTGCAGTTCAACATGGTCCTCTGGTTTTCGCTCCTCTATGCCGCCAATATGTATTTCCAGAGCTTCGGCGCCGTCGCCATCGTCAAGACCAACTCCAACTGGTTCCATATCCGCGAGCGCGGCACCTTCGGCGGCATCTTTGGTATCCTCATCTCCCTCGGCCTCTATTTCGCCTTCGATTGGGGCCAGTTCATCGTCAACGCCACCGTCGCCAATCCGCAAAAGCTCAGCTTCCTGCAGCGCGGGCTCCGCAGCCTCCTGGCCGTTGACGGCTCGAGCGGCATTGACCAGACGTGGTGGCTCTTTTTCGTTCCGGCCATCGTCCTTGGGATCTTTTTCCTTCTCGACCTCCTCATCCTGCGCGAAAAACCCTCAGGCGCCGGCTTTGCCGATTTCAACACCGGTGATGCCACCAGCGGTGAGGGCGACCGCCACTACTCCACCTGGCAAATCATTATCAAGGTCCTGACCAATCCGATCCTGATCACCATCGCCTGTATCGAGTTCTGCTCCGGGGTGATGCGCAACGGCATCATGCACTGGTATCTGATCTTCACCGCGGATATGGGCTATGCCAAGGACTTTTATATTACGGCGAATTGGGGATTTTTGCTGATGATCGCCGGCGTCTTTGGCGGCATCCTCGCTGGCTGGATCTCCGACAAGGTCTTCGGCTCACGCCGCGGCCCGGTCGCCGCCCTGCTCTATGGTGTTTTGCTCCTCAGCACCCTGGCGATGTGGCCTTTCGTCACCCGCACGAACAACGGTGTAGCCGATACTCTGCAGTTGACCATCCAGCCGAAGCAGATTGCCAAATACGCCGCGGTGCTGCCCCTCTCCCTCGGCCAAATCGAGGAGAAGGTAGCGGCGCGTTACACCCTGGAAAAAGTCGATAGCCTCATCTGGAAGATTCATGCCGCCGACAAGAGCAGTCTGACCGCCTCGCGGATCGCCGACATCCCGCTCGCCGAATACCAGCGCTTCAACAAGTACAAGAACAAGAACGAAACCATGAGGATCCAAGTCAAAGAGATCGGCACCGTCCAGGGGGCTCCGGTCGACACCCGCGCTTACGCGCTCGGCTTCATCGTCGTCCTGATGTCTCTGGCGGTCATCGGCGTCCATGGCATGCTCTCCGGCACCTCGACCATGGATTTCGGCGGCACCCGGGGTGCGGCGACCGCAACCGGTTTGATCGACGGTTTTGTCTATCTCGGCACCGGTGTCCAGTCCCTCTCCCTCGGTTTTCTCACCAGCCACAGCTGGAACTACTGGCCCCCCTTTCTGGTGCCTTTCGCCCTGATAGGCCTGGTGCTGGCGATTCGCATCTGGCACGCCTTTCCCGACGCCAAACGCAAAGCCCATTAACGAACAGGAGTTCGTATGCCCCGCAACCATTTTGATATTCTCATCCTCCTCGGCCGGCCCGCCTCGGGCAAGTCCGAGATCATGGATTTTCTCAACAAAACCGGCCCGATCGAGCGGACTGAGCGCTTTCACGTCGGCCTGATCGACATGATCGATGATTTCCCGATGCTCTGGACCTGGTTCGAGGAGGATGCCATCCTCGAGAAGATCATGAACAAGCCACGGGTGCAGAGCGACAAGGAAGGCTACTTTCTCCACCAGTACCAGTGGGATCTGCTGATCGAACGGATTTGCATGGAGTACAAGAAACACCAGCGCGATTATACCGACTATCATGCCGAGCATACAACCCTGATCGAATTCTCGCGCGGCAGCGAGCATGGCGGTTATGCCTCCGCCTTTCAGCATCTCTCCACGGAGGTGCTCGAGCGTGCCGCCATACTTTATGTCGATGTCAGCTATGAAGAGTCACTGCGCAAGAATCGCCGCCGCTTCAATCCCGAGCGCCCCGACAGCATCCTCGAACACGGTTTGCCGGATCACAAACTCGAGCGGCTCTACAAAAAGGTGGACTGGGAAGAGGTGACCGCCGGCCATAGCGAGTATCTGCCCATCCAGGGGCACCGCGTTCCCATAGTGGTGCTGAAAAATGAGCCGGAACTGACCAACGATTTTGCCAAACTGGCCCCGGCCCTGGAGGCCGCGCTGGCAAAGCTATGGAGCCTCTACTCCCGCAAATAATGGATCTGCCGGAGTATATCGCCGCCCTGCCTTCAGGGCCGGGGCAGCCGGATCCTTTCGCCGCTTTCGGTCTCGAGCAAACCGATTTCCGCCGCCTTTGCGCCGCCCTGGAGGAGCGCGGTCTGCGCTACGAGGCCGTGCGCGCCAGCCAGGCAGCCGCCGCGAGCGCCGGAACCGGTGCTCTGTTGTTGTGGCAGGATCTGACCATCGCCGAGTTGGCCGGCCGTCTCGAACTCCTGCTGAATCGCATTCTCCTGCCGGCGCGCCTAGCATGGCGGCCGCTGCTCTGGCTCTCCGGGCCCACACGCGAGGCCTATGCGTTGCCGGTGCGCAGCGCGGCGCTGCACACCGATCCGGAGCGCCTCCGGCAGGCCCTCTATTTTGAACAGCTGTGCAGCTTCTGGAAGGCTCCGGCTACAATACCTTCCGATCCGGCGCCGCTCTACGCCCTCGATGAGAATCTCGACCCGAGCCAACGCACCGCGGCCGCCCACCTCTTCGGCCCGATCCGGGTGCTGGCGCCGGCGGGCTCGGGCAAGACCCGGACCCTCATCAACCGGATCATCCACCTGCTCAACCAGGGGATTGAGCCGGGGCAGATTATAGCCCTCGCCTTCAACAAAAAAGCCGCCGATGAGATGGTCGGCCGGCTGCAGAACCGCGGCATCGCCATAGCCCGGCGCCTGCACCAGCCTGGCGTAGTGGTGCGCACGTTTCACGGATTCGGCTACGAGATCATCCGCCGCGCCCTGGGCTGGAGCTACGACGGCCGCAACGAGCAGGAAAAGCTGCGTCAGCTGATGCAGCAGGCGGTCGCCCCCCATCACCAGCTGACGCAGCGGCGCAATCAGGATGCTCTCGAGCCCTTTCTGGCCGCCCTCAACCGCGCCAAAATGGACCTGCTGCTCGAAGAAAAGATGACCGCCGAGACCGAGGAGGGCAGCGTCCCGTTCGCTCCGATCTTCGCCGAGTTCGTCAAGCTGCAAAAGAAGAGTCACTTCTGCAATTTCGATGATATGATCTACCTCCCCCTGGTGCTGCTGCTCGAACGTTCGGAGCTGCGCCAGGAACTGCAGGAGCGTTTCCAGTTTGTTCTGGTGGACGAATTCCAGGATCTCAACGCCGCGCAAATCCTGCTGATGAACCTCCTCGCCCTGCCGCAGAACAATCTCTTTGTCGTCGGCGACGACGATCAGATGATTTACGGCTGGCGCGGTGCAGAGGTGCGTCATATTCTCGATTTCACCCAGCGCTACGGCGGGGCAGTCGATTGCACGCTGACCACCAACTATCGTTCGGCGCGGGCGATTGTGCGCCATGCCAGCTGGCTGATCAGCCACAACCGCCACCGCGTCGCCAAGCCGATGGGCACACCTCCTGCGGCCGCCCCGGGATGCGTCGAGTTCAGGAGCTGCGGCTCGCTCTGGGAACAGGCCAAACAGGCGGCCGGATGGATCAGCACGCGCCAGGCGGCCGGCGGCGGAGAATGGCGCGATTTTGCCATCCTCTTCCGCTATCATGCCTATAAGTACATCGCCGCCATCCTCCTCGATGCCGCCGGCGTGCCGCACACCCCAGTCGACGGCAGCAGCTTGGCGCAGACGGCGGCCGGCCGTGACCTCCACGCCTGGCTCGCTGTGATCCTCAAGGGCGAGACGGCGCCTGTCGAGGCGCTGAAACGGACGCTCAAGCGACCAAATCGGTTCTTTCCCAACCATTTCATCAACGGGATCACAACACAGGAGGATCTGGCTTATGCGGCCGAATCGGAGGAGGTGGAGGATTGGCTGCGCCAGGCGCTCCAGACCTATCTGGGCGATCTGCAGTATTTGCGCGAGCTGATCACGCATAAGCAAAAGCCGGACGCCTACCTGGCCCACATGAGCATGATCATCGGATTGCAAGATTTTTATCAGCAGCAGAAACGGCCCTTCATGGCCCTGGACGAGGCGGGCCTCGAGGTGCTTCTCGAGGTGCTGATCAGTGTCGCCTCCTCTTTTACCTCGATCCGCGAATTCTACGATGCACTCGACCGCGCTGTGGCCAATCCCGAGCCCCCCGTGTCTCCTGATGCCAGTTTTGCCGGCGTCACCCTCTCGACCATCCATGCAGCCAAGGGAAGAGAGTTCCGGAATGTGATCCTTTATAATTTTAACGGACCGGGGTCCTGCCCCGAAGAGGAGATTGAGGAAGAACGGCGGGTGGCCTACGTCGCCGCGACCCGGGCCGGCGAGGCGCTGCTCGTCCTCGGCCCCGCCGCTTCCCCCGCAAGCTTTCTCAGCGAACTGGCCTTTAACCCGCTGCTGGCCAAACACTCCAACCGCAGCCTGGCTCGGGATATCGAGCGTCTCCGCCTCGATCTCAGCCGCAACAAGAGACGTAAAACGGGGACGGAAGGGATGCTGCAGGCGATGGAATCAGAGCTCGCCCTGCGTAGGTCCCTGGGATGGTCCAAACCATGAGGTGCTGATGCGCGAATCCGATGAAAGGGAACCCACTCCGCAGGAAAAATTCGCCCGCTATGGTGTGGCGGAATCGGACCTGGCGCGGGTCATTATCCGTTTCGCCGAGCCGATGCTTGCGTATTGCGAGAATTATACCGCACGCGAAGAGGCGATCAGCTATGCCATCTTCGCCTGGAACCTCTCTCTGGAGACAGATAGTGAGCGGGAGCGCCAGTTGGCCGACATGCTCTCGCGCCTCGCTCCGGACCAGGTGGACCAGATCGCAGCGCTGATGCGGTTCCTGTTGCAGCGCAAGGAGGCGGAGTTCGCCGACAACCGCTTCCTGATCGTCGATTACCAGCTGAAGCGGCAAGGCGAGGCTATGCAGATCGAAATGACGACTAAATTCATACCCCGATGAGGATCCAAACCAGGAGGAGCACCCATGCCCTATCAAGCAGATGAAAAACGCTACGACAGAGACCTTTACCGTCGCTGCGGCCGCCGCGGACTCAAGCTGCCGGCGATTTCGCTGGGGCTCTGGCACAACTTCGGCGGTGTCGACGTATTTGAAAACGGCCGCGCCATTGTCCGCCGCGCCTTCGATCTGGGCATCACCCACTTCGATCTCGCCAACAACTACGGGCCGCCGCCCGGATCGGCTGAGGAGAATTTCGGCAAAATCCTCGCCCAGGACCTCCACCCCTGGCGCGATGAGCTGGTCATCTCCACCAAGGCGGGCTACTGGATGTGGAACGGTCCCTACGGCGAATGGGGCTCGCGCAAGAATCTCCTTGCCAGCCTTGATCAGAGTCTCAAACGATTGGGGCTCGACTATGTCGATATCTTTTATTCGCATCGCCCCGATCCGGATACCCCGTTGGAGGAGACGATGGGCGCGCTCGACCAGGCTGTGCGCAGCGGCCGGGCGCTCTATGCCGGCATTTCCAACTATTCTGCGGAGATGACCGCGCGGGCGGCCGCCATCCTCCGCGATCTCGGAACGCCCTGCCTCATCCACCAGCCCAAATACAACCTCTTCACCCGCTGGATAGAGGAGGGGCTGACCGACGTGCTCGAACGGGAGGGCATCGGCTGCATCGCCTTCTCCCCCCTGGCGCAGGGGCTGCTGACTAACCGGTACCTTCAGGGCGTCCCCGCTGGATCACGGGCCAGCAAGCCGCACGGCTTCCTGCGGCCGGAGCAGATCACCGAGGAGAGCCTGGGCAAGGTGCGCCGGCTCAACGAGTTGGCGCAGCGCCGCGGCCAATCGCTTGCCCAGATGGCGATCGCCTGGGTGCTGCGTCTGCCGCAAATGACCTCGGCCCTGATCGGTGCCAGCAGCGTGGCCCAGCTCGAGGACAGCTTGGGGGCGTTGAATCACCTGGCTTTCAGCGAGGAGGAACTGCGCGAGATCGGCGAGATCCTCTAAGCCGCGCGCGAGCCCCCTCTCGCCAGGGCCCGGCCTTCTGGCGCCTACCCTGACCTGCGGGTCCGGGCAAACCGTCCGGCGCCCACCCGCGCTACCAGCCGGGCCGAGATTTTGATTGATTTGAATGATATTGAATCGCTATATTGCCCTGTCAACAGAAGGAACCTCTCTGTCATGCGCCAAGAACTCACACAGAATCAACTCCAGGAGATCGCCGCAGCCTTCGACTTGCCAGGTGAATTCTCTAGCGGCTATCCCTTCGGCTCCGGTCACATCAACGATACCTACCGCCTCGATTATCTCCAGGGGAGCAACCGGCGCTGCTACGTGCTGCAGCGTATCAACACCGCCATCTTCAGACATCCGGGCCAGCTTATGGAAAACATCTTGCGGGTTACCGGGCATCAGCGCCGCAAACTCGAGGCGGCCGGCGTAACAGACCTGGAGCGCCGGGTCCTGAACTTCGAACCAGCCCGCGGTGGCGGTTATACCACCACCGCACCCGACGGCGGCTGCTGGCGCCTCTGTCAGCTCGTCGAGCGCACCCACACCTGCGATGTCATCGAGTCGGTGGATCAGGCCTTCCTCACCGCCGCCGCTTTCGCCGGCTTTCAGGCGGGACTGGTCGACCTCCCCGGCGGCCGCCTCCATGAGATCATCCCCAACTTTCACAACACCACTTCCCGTTTTGCCGATTTCATGCAGGCGGTGGCAGAAAACCGTGCCGGCCGGGCCGCTGCCGTCGCCGCAGAAATCGAGTTCGCCCTGGCCCGCCGCGACCTCGCTCCCGTTCTGGTCAACCTCATGCAGCAGGGACGGATCCCCGAACGCATCACCCACAACGACACCAAACTCAACAACATTCTCCTCGACGACGCCAGCGGCGAAGCCCTCTGCGTTATCGATCTCGACACCGTCATGCCGGGCAGCGCCCTCTACGATTTCGGCGACATGGTGCGCAGTTCCTCCTGCACGGCGGCTGAAGACGAAGCGGATCTCGCGCGGGTGCGCATCGATCTCGAGATGTTTGCCGCGCTGCTGCGCGGCTACCTCTCGGTGGGACGGAATTTTCTCAATCCCGTCGAGATCGATCATCTGGTCCTCAGCGGCAAGCTGATCACCTTCGAGCAGGGCATCCGTTTTCTCGGAGATTATATCAACGGCGACACCTATTACAAGATCCAGTATCCGGAGCATAACCTGGTCCGCGCCCGCAATCAGTTCACCCTGGTGGCCTCCATCGAGGAACATGAGGCGGAGATGACCGTTTTAGTCCGGGAAATTGTAGACACGGCTTAAAACCATATCAAAAGGAAAGGGTAAACCATGGCGGAAACAGCCATCGGCTCGGAAAAGAAGGGGTACAATCGCTTTTTACTGCTGGTCGCCGGACTGGGTGGACTGCTTTACGGCGTGGATGTCGGGATCATCGCCGGCGCTCTGCCCTACCTCGAAGCGACCTCCGGATTGAACGCCGGCCAGCTCTCCTTCATCGTCGCCGCGGTGCTGCTCGGCAGCGTCATTTCCACCCTCTTCGCTGGCATGCTGGCCGACTGGATGGGGCGCAAGAAGCTGATGATCCTCAGCGGCATCCTTTTTGTCATCAGCATCCCCTCGATCGCGCTGGCGCACGGTTACGGCCCGCTGGTGTTGGGACGGTTGCTGCAGGGGATCAGTGCCGGGCTGATCGGGGTGGTGGTTCCCCTCTATCTGGCAGAGTGTTTGAGCGCCTCGAGCCGCGGCAAGGGGACGGGCATCTTCCAGTGGCTGCTGACGCTGGGCATCGTCACCGCCGCCCTCATCGCCATGATCTACAGCATCCGCCTCGACAAGATCGCCGCTCTCGGCGATGCTGCCCGGCTTTTTGCCGCCAAGGACGCCGCCTGGCGCAGCATCTTCTGGGTCTCGCTGCTGCCCGGCGTCCTCTTTGTGATCGGCAGTTTCATCGTTGCCGAATCGCCGCGCTGGCTTTTCAACCGGGGCAAAAAGGCGGCTGCGCATGCCGCGCTGTTGCGCTCGCGCAACGCGGCGCAGGCGGAGGTTGAGCTGCGAGAGATGGAGGAGAGTCATGCCGCCGAGCAGAAATCACGCAGCCTCAATGGCGCGGCGGTCAAGGAATCGCTGCTCAAGCGCAAATATGTCATCCCCTTCCTGCTCGCCTGCATCATCCTCGCCTGCAATCAAGCGACGGGGATCAATTCGATCATCGGCTACAATGCGACCATCCTCATTCAGGCCGGCCTCTCCGATGTCGCCGCGCATTGGGGTTACGTCATCCTCACTGCCGTCAATTTTCTCATCACCATCGTCGGGGTCATGCTGGTCGATAAAAAGGGACGCAAATTCCTGCTTTCGATCGGCACGGCCGGCATTATCCTCTCGCTGATCGCCGTGGCGTTGCTCTTCAACGGCGTCGAGCGCCAGCGTGTCGACTGCCGCGATCTGGTGCAACAGCAGGTGGCGGCGGACCAGTCGCTGCAGATGAGCTACACGCCCGAGGTCGCCTCGCAGTTGCTGGCAGCTCGGGGGGAGGCCGGCCAGGCCATCGCCGGTCATCCCAGCAGCCTGATCGTCATCTACTCCTATGGCGATTTCCGCAACGCCACCAAGGTCGTCCGTTCGACCGATACCCTGGCCAAACCGATCACCATCGGCCGCGCCTCGAGCCTCCCCGCCAATCGCACCGTCGCCTTCTTCAGCAATCCCTTCGCCGACCTCAAAGCGGCCCAGAGCGCACCGCTCAAGATCGAAAACGCCTTGATCACGCCGATGCCCTCGCCGCAGCGCGGCTGGATCATCGCCATCCTGCTCTTCATTTTCATCGCCTTTTTCGGGGTGGGGCCGGGAATCTGCGTCTGGCTGGCGCTTTCGGAACTGATGCCGACACGCATCCGCTCCAACGGGATGAGCATCGCCCTGCTGATCAATCAGGCGGTCTCGACCACCATCGCCGCTATCTTTCTGCCGACGGTGGGCAAGTATGGCTATGCGA containing:
- a CDS encoding MFS transporter gives rise to the protein MELVDGKPLHSRAFRWRRFLNWFPLGLTYAFLYMGRYNLTVSKNALGELMTKADFGTIFGAGTLTYAFSFLLNGPLTDRIGGKRAMLIGSAGAALMNVAMGILTWLLLTGGVQFNMVLWFSLLYAANMYFQSFGAVAIVKTNSNWFHIRERGTFGGIFGILISLGLYFAFDWGQFIVNATVANPQKLSFLQRGLRSLLAVDGSSGIDQTWWLFFVPAIVLGIFFLLDLLILREKPSGAGFADFNTGDATSGEGDRHYSTWQIIIKVLTNPILITIACIEFCSGVMRNGIMHWYLIFTADMGYAKDFYITANWGFLLMIAGVFGGILAGWISDKVFGSRRGPVAALLYGVLLLSTLAMWPFVTRTNNGVADTLQLTIQPKQIAKYAAVLPLSLGQIEEKVAARYTLEKVDSLIWKIHAADKSSLTASRIADIPLAEYQRFNKYKNKNETMRIQVKEIGTVQGAPVDTRAYALGFIVVLMSLAVIGVHGMLSGTSTMDFGGTRGAATATGLIDGFVYLGTGVQSLSLGFLTSHSWNYWPPFLVPFALIGLVLAIRIWHAFPDAKRKAH
- a CDS encoding ATP-dependent helicase, whose translation is MEPLLPQIMDLPEYIAALPSGPGQPDPFAAFGLEQTDFRRLCAALEERGLRYEAVRASQAAAASAGTGALLLWQDLTIAELAGRLELLLNRILLPARLAWRPLLWLSGPTREAYALPVRSAALHTDPERLRQALYFEQLCSFWKAPATIPSDPAPLYALDENLDPSQRTAAAHLFGPIRVLAPAGSGKTRTLINRIIHLLNQGIEPGQIIALAFNKKAADEMVGRLQNRGIAIARRLHQPGVVVRTFHGFGYEIIRRALGWSYDGRNEQEKLRQLMQQAVAPHHQLTQRRNQDALEPFLAALNRAKMDLLLEEKMTAETEEGSVPFAPIFAEFVKLQKKSHFCNFDDMIYLPLVLLLERSELRQELQERFQFVLVDEFQDLNAAQILLMNLLALPQNNLFVVGDDDQMIYGWRGAEVRHILDFTQRYGGAVDCTLTTNYRSARAIVRHASWLISHNRHRVAKPMGTPPAAAPGCVEFRSCGSLWEQAKQAAGWISTRQAAGGGEWRDFAILFRYHAYKYIAAILLDAAGVPHTPVDGSSLAQTAAGRDLHAWLAVILKGETAPVEALKRTLKRPNRFFPNHFINGITTQEDLAYAAESEEVEDWLRQALQTYLGDLQYLRELITHKQKPDAYLAHMSMIIGLQDFYQQQKRPFMALDEAGLEVLLEVLISVASSFTSIREFYDALDRAVANPEPPVSPDASFAGVTLSTIHAAKGREFRNVILYNFNGPGSCPEEEIEEERRVAYVAATRAGEALLVLGPAASPASFLSELAFNPLLAKHSNRSLARDIERLRLDLSRNKRRKTGTEGMLQAMESELALRRSLGWSKP
- the mgrA gene encoding L-glyceraldehyde 3-phosphate reductase; translated protein: MPYQADEKRYDRDLYRRCGRRGLKLPAISLGLWHNFGGVDVFENGRAIVRRAFDLGITHFDLANNYGPPPGSAEENFGKILAQDLHPWRDELVISTKAGYWMWNGPYGEWGSRKNLLASLDQSLKRLGLDYVDIFYSHRPDPDTPLEETMGALDQAVRSGRALYAGISNYSAEMTARAAAILRDLGTPCLIHQPKYNLFTRWIEEGLTDVLEREGIGCIAFSPLAQGLLTNRYLQGVPAGSRASKPHGFLRPEQITEESLGKVRRLNELAQRRGQSLAQMAIAWVLRLPQMTSALIGASSVAQLEDSLGALNHLAFSEEELREIGEIL
- a CDS encoding aminoglycoside phosphotransferase family protein, which gives rise to MRQELTQNQLQEIAAAFDLPGEFSSGYPFGSGHINDTYRLDYLQGSNRRCYVLQRINTAIFRHPGQLMENILRVTGHQRRKLEAAGVTDLERRVLNFEPARGGGYTTTAPDGGCWRLCQLVERTHTCDVIESVDQAFLTAAAFAGFQAGLVDLPGGRLHEIIPNFHNTTSRFADFMQAVAENRAGRAAAVAAEIEFALARRDLAPVLVNLMQQGRIPERITHNDTKLNNILLDDASGEALCVIDLDTVMPGSALYDFGDMVRSSSCTAAEDEADLARVRIDLEMFAALLRGYLSVGRNFLNPVEIDHLVLSGKLITFEQGIRFLGDYINGDTYYKIQYPEHNLVRARNQFTLVASIEEHEAEMTVLVREIVDTA
- a CDS encoding FlgD immunoglobulin-like domain containing protein, coding for MKSFLAPLLFPSSNTHPDGLSGHYGEPGRTGILTVLAEKGEEMVLPRLIGPANPDCFIPIKYCFTQMDPIGGANSMSEKIRYLIQIALLSASALYLTASLASGYLDTAFSFPGEQSAPATFLLRRFVMGSGGLTSSNETFLLHSTSGEGWISTSSGLNYRMQAGYWNSLSTAEAVSVPISEIEENPLIFRLYQNYPNPFNPQTTFMYDLGKETLVCAEIVNSVGQTVRHFNAEMRQAGHYQMVWDAKDDAGHPMGSGVYLFILRAEETRSADGGPVKVIEKSIKILLIK
- a CDS encoding MFS transporter; this encodes MAETAIGSEKKGYNRFLLLVAGLGGLLYGVDVGIIAGALPYLEATSGLNAGQLSFIVAAVLLGSVISTLFAGMLADWMGRKKLMILSGILFVISIPSIALAHGYGPLVLGRLLQGISAGLIGVVVPLYLAECLSASSRGKGTGIFQWLLTLGIVTAALIAMIYSIRLDKIAALGDAARLFAAKDAAWRSIFWVSLLPGVLFVIGSFIVAESPRWLFNRGKKAAAHAALLRSRNAAQAEVELREMEESHAAEQKSRSLNGAAVKESLLKRKYVIPFLLACIILACNQATGINSIIGYNATILIQAGLSDVAAHWGYVILTAVNFLITIVGVMLVDKKGRKFLLSIGTAGIILSLIAVALLFNGVERQRVDCRDLVQQQVAADQSLQMSYTPEVASQLLAARGEAGQAIAGHPSSLIVIYSYGDFRNATKVVRSTDTLAKPITIGRASSLPANRTVAFFSNPFADLKAAQSAPLKIENALITPMPSPQRGWIIAILLFIFIAFFGVGPGICVWLALSELMPTRIRSNGMSIALLINQAVSTTIAAIFLPTVGKYGYATMFFIFAGCTVIYFITVAFFMPETKGKTLEEIEAHFSKTKI